From Ignatzschineria sp. RMDPL8A, a single genomic window includes:
- a CDS encoding surface lipoprotein assembly modifier — protein MLSHSLLPLPHLQKNRQKRSALLSSIFYITLTAPLLIGSMLIGQAAAQTQAQTQNFNHDRPTDNLNPIADYTHNETSSDRVKRPVVPAKQSGEAVEIEISTQGLENNPALLMSLLQTVIAENNIPAMGALLPAYKRLPEHYQDPMLIHYMEGMVAKEHLDYSKAIAHFNAMLEETPDLPKIEVSLLEANLANRAHRDAEEIIEKLERYPLDDGSREALQSYQDYINKRESFEFDLGLNYTEDRNINGAPPIGANANGFVSITEAESAHGISYFFSAKKDYNLSGQHYFRTKGELYGQYYWDNRTYNEVTARVYAGYGYQTFGTSIFVTPFYEKRWFSQKPYAHSVGLRVSVDQMLSPKWQWMNMAEFRHETYDQQRNFLDGDRFMIATTLLYAPSNDQFFFAGLDFSKESPSDESDQYIRRGIRVGWGKQWPNEFSTNVQASYAKRAYKGEDITRIQRRQDEYTLSLSVWKRDIEFWGITPKLSVNWQKTSGNHPLYNYDRFKWYLDFSRAL, from the coding sequence ATGCTGAGCCATTCATTATTGCCCTTGCCTCATTTACAAAAAAATCGGCAAAAACGTTCAGCGCTTCTCTCCTCTATTTTTTATATAACGCTTACAGCACCCTTATTAATCGGATCAATGTTAATTGGGCAGGCTGCAGCGCAAACACAGGCGCAGACACAAAACTTTAATCACGATCGTCCTACAGACAATCTCAATCCCATTGCGGACTATACTCACAATGAAACCAGTAGCGACCGAGTAAAACGCCCCGTCGTTCCTGCAAAACAAAGTGGCGAAGCAGTGGAGATTGAGATCTCGACTCAAGGGCTTGAAAATAATCCCGCGCTCTTAATGTCGCTCCTACAAACGGTGATTGCAGAAAATAATATCCCCGCGATGGGCGCGCTACTTCCCGCCTATAAACGCCTGCCCGAGCACTATCAAGACCCAATGCTGATCCACTATATGGAAGGGATGGTAGCAAAAGAGCACCTCGATTATTCAAAGGCGATCGCCCACTTTAATGCGATGCTCGAAGAGACGCCAGATCTCCCTAAAATTGAGGTTTCACTGCTTGAGGCCAATCTTGCCAATCGTGCTCATCGAGATGCGGAAGAAATCATTGAAAAGCTTGAGCGTTATCCGCTTGATGATGGGTCTCGCGAGGCGCTTCAATCCTATCAGGACTATATCAATAAACGGGAATCGTTTGAATTTGATCTTGGGCTCAATTATACGGAAGATCGGAATATCAATGGCGCACCGCCGATCGGCGCAAATGCCAATGGATTTGTCTCCATTACCGAAGCGGAATCGGCGCACGGGATATCCTATTTTTTCTCCGCTAAAAAAGATTACAACCTTAGCGGACAGCACTATTTCCGCACCAAAGGCGAGCTCTACGGGCAATATTATTGGGACAATCGCACCTACAATGAGGTTACTGCACGAGTTTACGCGGGTTACGGGTATCAAACCTTTGGTACATCGATTTTTGTCACCCCATTTTATGAAAAGCGCTGGTTTAGCCAAAAACCCTATGCCCACAGCGTCGGGTTACGAGTGAGCGTCGATCAGATGCTTTCGCCAAAATGGCAATGGATGAATATGGCAGAATTTCGCCACGAAACCTATGATCAGCAGCGGAATTTTTTAGATGGAGATCGCTTTATGATCGCCACCACCCTGCTTTACGCCCCGTCTAATGACCAATTTTTCTTTGCCGGGCTCGATTTTAGTAAAGAGTCCCCTAGTGATGAGTCAGACCAATATATTCGCCGGGGGATTCGTGTCGGTTGGGGAAAACAGTGGCCCAATGAATTTTCAACCAACGTGCAAGCGAGCTACGCCAAACGTGCCTATAAAGGGGAGGACATCACCCGAATTCAGCGCAGACAAGATGAATATACGCTCTCGCTCTCCGTGTGGAAACGCGATATCGAATTTTGGGGCATTACGCCAAAACTCTCTGTCAATTGGCAAAAAACCTCCGGCAATCACCCTCTCTATAATTACGACCGCTTTAAGTGGTATCTCGATTTTAGTCGCGCGTTGTAA
- a CDS encoding VanZ family protein, giving the protein MNWKNRLRNWPNGVWFMGVTLWSLFILYALFKPASEIPEVPLIIPHLDKAVHFTLFAVEGFLLVALFKGPLLRFDARGKWGWFLLFMFLVICSAGSEYLQEHYTLDRSGDLFDAVADLLGGIIGALCATFFFTTRD; this is encoded by the coding sequence ATGAATTGGAAAAATCGTCTTCGTAATTGGCCTAATGGCGTCTGGTTTATGGGCGTAACTCTCTGGTCGCTCTTTATTTTGTACGCTCTTTTTAAGCCAGCAAGCGAGATTCCCGAGGTGCCGTTGATTATTCCGCATCTCGATAAAGCGGTGCATTTTACCCTGTTTGCAGTGGAAGGATTTCTATTAGTAGCGCTCTTTAAAGGGCCGCTCCTTCGCTTTGATGCACGCGGGAAATGGGGTTGGTTTTTACTCTTTATGTTTCTTGTAATATGCAGCGCCGGCTCTGAATATCTGCAAGAGCACTATACGCTTGACCGAAGTGGTGATCTATTTGATGCGGTGGCCGATCTTCTAGGCGGCATTATTGGCGCGCTCTGTGCGACCTTTTTCTTTACAACGCGCGACTAA
- a CDS encoding AzlD domain-containing protein — protein sequence MTTMTVTAMFISALLMSVITLFLRAFPALVPLKWLDSPILRALNFALPISVMMILILNSLAIPESSMTDIFAKVGAMFLVLGSYLWWKNVFVSVIVGVASLNGILYLVALFA from the coding sequence ATGACGACGATGACTGTAACCGCAATGTTTATCTCAGCGCTTTTGATGAGTGTAATCACGCTTTTCCTTCGTGCATTTCCCGCGCTTGTCCCGCTTAAATGGCTCGATTCGCCGATTTTACGGGCGCTTAATTTCGCGCTTCCCATCAGTGTGATGATGATTTTAATTTTAAATAGCCTCGCCATTCCCGAGAGTTCCATGACCGATATTTTTGCCAAAGTTGGTGCGATGTTTCTTGTGCTTGGCAGTTATCTCTGGTGGAAGAATGTCTTTGTGAGCGTTATTGTCGGCGTCGCTTCTTTAAATGGGATTCTCTATTTAGTGGCACTTTTCGCATAA
- a CDS encoding AzlC family ABC transporter permease, translating into MENEFSWKRAVKVTYPVAMGYAPAGMAFGILATSAGIPWWLAILISIVALSGAAQYAMIDAVKAAAGVMGISLQTLTINLRHVFYGLPLLDALPKNRLARTYCYFCLTDEGFSVLTTLSKRDQKGLFLKISFLVHSYWVLATIAGVILGEGIGSLIPNLDFALSSLFVILWYEQVKMKKVWWPSVLALGVFLLMLWILPESVLIMALVVSIAIILVRAILFERKQPLYHGDGSLNEDALGGEK; encoded by the coding sequence GTGGAGAATGAATTTAGCTGGAAACGCGCCGTAAAGGTGACGTATCCAGTTGCGATGGGTTATGCGCCGGCGGGAATGGCATTTGGGATTTTAGCCACAAGTGCGGGCATTCCATGGTGGCTTGCGATTTTGATCAGTATTGTCGCACTCTCTGGGGCGGCGCAATATGCGATGATCGATGCGGTAAAAGCGGCTGCCGGCGTGATGGGGATTTCGCTCCAAACGCTCACCATTAATCTTCGCCATGTCTTTTATGGTCTACCACTTCTTGATGCGCTCCCTAAAAATCGTCTTGCACGAACCTACTGCTATTTTTGCCTTACCGATGAAGGCTTTTCCGTCCTAACGACGCTCTCAAAGCGCGATCAGAAGGGGCTTTTTCTTAAGATCTCTTTTTTAGTGCATAGCTATTGGGTGCTCGCGACCATTGCCGGTGTGATTTTAGGGGAGGGGATCGGCAGTTTGATCCCAAATCTTGATTTTGCGCTCTCATCGCTCTTTGTCATTTTATGGTATGAACAAGTGAAGATGAAAAAGGTGTGGTGGCCGAGCGTTTTAGCGCTTGGGGTGTTTCTGCTTATGCTTTGGATTTTGCCGGAGTCAGTGCTGATTATGGCGCTTGTGGTGTCGATTGCGATTATTTTAGTGCGCGCTATTTTGTTTGAGCGTAAACAGCCACTCTATCATGGGGATGGATCACTTAACGAAGATGCGCTTGGTGGGGAGAAATAA
- the lipB gene encoding lipoyl(octanoyl) transferase LipB: protein MNVKYLGLADYLPVFEAMKHFTETRTDETVDELWIVEHPQVFTQGQVGKPEHILNVTEIPIVRVDRGGQVTFHGPGQLVVYTLINFKKRKIGIRSLVRSIEASIIDTLSDYGIEAYGKEDAPGVYVEGDKIASLGLRIKNGAVYHGLALNVKMDLTPFTYINPCGYAGLKMTQMADLIANEKADQLSVNQVAEKLVNHLKGYLGEID from the coding sequence GTGAACGTTAAATATTTAGGATTGGCCGATTATCTTCCTGTGTTTGAAGCGATGAAACACTTTACCGAAACTCGTACCGATGAGACTGTCGACGAGCTTTGGATTGTGGAGCATCCGCAAGTGTTTACGCAGGGGCAGGTGGGAAAGCCGGAACACATTCTAAATGTTACGGAGATTCCCATTGTGCGTGTCGATCGTGGCGGTCAGGTGACCTTTCATGGTCCTGGGCAACTGGTGGTCTATACGCTGATTAACTTTAAAAAACGCAAAATTGGGATTCGTTCCCTCGTCCGTTCGATTGAGGCGAGCATTATCGATACGCTTAGCGATTATGGTATTGAAGCGTACGGTAAAGAAGATGCGCCGGGAGTCTATGTGGAGGGCGATAAGATTGCCTCCCTTGGCCTTCGGATCAAAAATGGCGCAGTCTATCATGGGCTTGCGCTCAATGTGAAGATGGATTTAACGCCCTTTACCTATATCAATCCGTGCGGGTATGCGGGGCTTAAAATGACGCAGATGGCTGATCTTATCGCAAACGAAAAGGCCGATCAGCTAAGCGTTAATCAAGTGGCCGAAAAACTGGTGAATCATCTCAAAGGCTATCTTGGCGAGATCGATTAG
- the nadE gene encoding NAD(+) synthase, giving the protein MEKYIDYLGNWLQTELDYRGAEHFVFGMSGGVDSAVVAFLLAKFFPERSLGVMMPCMSHPNDLKDGELVMKACGLPSITVDLTATHHALMSEIEASGTEYMTNSDPERQRVLIGNTSARLRMTTLYTIAQAKNSIVVGTDNAVEWYTGYFTKYGDGGVDIVPLFHLNKDEVYDIARILGVPDEIINKKPSAGLWEEQTDEDEMGTTYAMLNRHLNGESVPEKDREVIRFWHERSHHKRALPRTPKSPSED; this is encoded by the coding sequence GTGGAAAAATATATCGATTATTTAGGAAACTGGTTGCAAACTGAACTTGATTATCGCGGCGCTGAGCACTTTGTGTTTGGTATGAGCGGCGGGGTTGATTCGGCAGTAGTGGCCTTTCTGTTAGCGAAGTTTTTTCCCGAGCGCTCGCTAGGCGTGATGATGCCGTGCATGAGCCACCCCAATGATTTAAAAGACGGAGAATTGGTGATGAAAGCGTGTGGCCTTCCCTCCATTACTGTTGATTTGACCGCAACGCACCATGCGCTCATGAGTGAAATTGAAGCCTCGGGAACTGAGTATATGACCAATTCAGATCCTGAGCGTCAGCGCGTTTTAATTGGCAATACCAGTGCACGCCTTCGGATGACAACGCTCTATACCATTGCACAGGCGAAAAACTCGATCGTCGTCGGCACTGATAATGCGGTGGAGTGGTATACCGGTTATTTCACTAAATATGGCGATGGCGGGGTGGACATTGTGCCGCTTTTTCATCTCAATAAAGATGAGGTTTACGACATCGCGCGGATTTTAGGCGTTCCCGATGAGATTATTAATAAAAAACCCTCAGCGGGCCTTTGGGAAGAGCAGACCGATGAAGATGAGATGGGCACAACCTATGCAATGCTCAATCGTCATCTAAATGGGGAATCGGTGCCGGAGAAAGATCGTGAAGTGATCCGTTTTTGGCATGAACGCTCGCACCATAAACGTGCTCTTCCACGCACGCCGAAGTCGCCTTCTGAGGATTGA
- a CDS encoding nicotinate phosphoribosyltransferase, producing the protein MSQKNNHTVKEFDLKEQGKIKRLTNKTFKFDERIGEGWFSAVYFLKTAEIARRYREDKKVTMQFFQRHDDVVLCGIDEAIALLHTFADSPETLEIKALNDGDKIGAYETVLSITGNYQKFGFLEGLIDGLLARRTSIATNVHDVVQAAGDKEVIFMGDRDDHFGQQAGDGYSAYIGGSSAQATHAMNEWWGKEGLGTMPHALIQLFNGDLLEAAKAYYETFPEDKLMVLVDYNNNVIEDSLRVARHFGEKLVAVRVDTSGNMVDQYFMRNPHLLGPFDPRGTNPTLIRALRDALDAEGYTNVKIVVSGGFNPKKIEEFEAQNTPVDVYGVGSSLLKVNVSFTGDNVLLDGEPQAKAGRILRPNPRLEVVEYPIDSADAE; encoded by the coding sequence ATGTCTCAAAAAAATAATCACACCGTAAAAGAGTTCGACCTAAAGGAACAGGGAAAAATCAAACGTTTGACCAATAAAACGTTCAAGTTTGATGAGAGGATTGGAGAGGGCTGGTTTTCCGCAGTTTACTTTTTAAAAACCGCTGAAATTGCGCGACGCTATCGTGAAGATAAAAAGGTGACGATGCAGTTTTTCCAGCGTCATGATGACGTTGTCCTATGTGGCATCGACGAGGCCATTGCACTCCTTCACACTTTCGCCGATTCGCCTGAAACGCTCGAAATTAAAGCACTCAATGATGGCGATAAAATTGGGGCGTACGAAACCGTTTTATCGATTACCGGAAATTACCAAAAATTTGGCTTTCTTGAAGGCTTAATTGATGGGTTGTTAGCGCGCAGAACCTCCATTGCCACCAATGTGCATGACGTGGTTCAAGCGGCGGGCGATAAAGAGGTAATCTTTATGGGCGACCGTGACGATCATTTCGGGCAACAAGCGGGCGATGGTTATTCAGCTTATATCGGCGGCTCAAGTGCGCAAGCGACCCATGCGATGAATGAGTGGTGGGGCAAAGAGGGCTTAGGCACGATGCCGCACGCGCTCATTCAGCTCTTTAATGGCGATCTTTTGGAAGCGGCGAAAGCCTATTACGAAACCTTCCCTGAAGATAAGCTCATGGTGCTCGTTGATTACAATAATAATGTGATCGAAGATTCGCTCCGTGTTGCGCGCCATTTTGGTGAAAAACTGGTGGCGGTGCGGGTTGATACCTCCGGTAATATGGTGGATCAATACTTTATGCGCAATCCCCATCTATTGGGTCCCTTTGATCCCCGTGGCACGAATCCAACCTTGATTCGCGCGCTTCGTGATGCGCTTGATGCGGAAGGTTATACCAATGTAAAAATCGTGGTAAGTGGCGGGTTTAATCCTAAGAAAATTGAAGAATTTGAAGCGCAAAACACCCCGGTGGATGTTTATGGCGTCGGCTCAAGTCTTCTAAAAGTGAATGTCAGCTTCACCGGTGATAATGTGTTATTAGATGGTGAGCCTCAAGCGAAAGCGGGCCGAATTTTGCGCCCCAATCCCCGTTTAGAAGTGGTGGAATATCCCATCGATTCAGCGGATGCTGAGTAA